A portion of the Trichoplusia ni isolate ovarian cell line Hi5 chromosome 12, tn1, whole genome shotgun sequence genome contains these proteins:
- the LOC113499424 gene encoding UDP-glucuronosyltransferase 2B20-like, with protein sequence MRVFVYTLFLSLLFILNINEAARILVVVPTPSISHQVVFRVLTQELARRGHDVTFITTDPAFPKGGAPANLTEIDLHDLSYNLFIEESNKVPRGNKEDMITMFRAFFKFWPTVFGEQLKDASVQRLIKDKNQKFDLLILEAGIRQALVFSHIFKAPVIQMSSFGGYLDNFPTIGAPTHLFLYPTVLQQKIHNLTMYGKIMELYKHYTIESLYYESRHLEDKVLREIVGPDVPSVTELANNVDMLFLNVNPVFVGIRPVPPTVVFTNGLHQIPPKELPKDLKSYLDSSKKGVIYISFGTNVDPTLLPAERIQVLVKAFSQLPYDVLWKWNGDELPGRTENIRISKWLPQSDLLRHPKIKVFVTQGGLQSTDEAITAGVPLIGIPMLGDQWFNVEKYLTHNIGVGLDLDDITVESFKNTLLKVIQDDSYRQSIVKLRRLMRDEFQSPLERAVWWTEYVLRHGGAKHLRSPAANISWAEYLELELVLTLLAGLLVVVSAFIFITYKLFKYISKKCLISVKVKSS encoded by the exons ATGCGTGTCTTTGTGTATACCTTGTTTTTGAGTTTACTTTTCATCTTGAACATAAATGAAGCAGCGAGAATATTGGTAGTGGTTCCAACGCCTTCTATCAGTCATCAAGTAGTGTTTCGAGTTCTGACACAAGAGCTAGCCAGGAGAGGACACGATGTCACATTCATCACAACAGATCCCGCCTTCCCGAAAGGAGGAGCTCCTGCTAACCTGACAGAAATAGACCTTCATGATTTATCGTATAATCTGTTCATAGAAGAAAGTAATAAGGTACCAAGAGGTAATAAAGAAGACATGATTACTATGTTCAGagcatttttcaaattttggCCTACAGTTTTCGGTGAGCAATTAAAAGACGCAAGCGTGCAACGTTTGATCAAAGATAAAAATCAGAAGTTTGATTTACTGATCTTAGAAGCAGGTATCAGACAGGCGCTTGTGTTTTCTCACATTTTCAAAGCTCCAGTTATCCAAATGAGTTCTTTTGGGGGTTACTTGGACAATTTCCCAACTATAGGAGCTCCAACACATCTGTTTCTGTATCCAACAGTACTTCAGCAAAAGATACACAATCTCACAATGTATGGAAAAATTATGGAACTGTATAAGCATTATACGATTGAAAGTCTTTATTACGAAAGCAGACATCTAGAAGATAAAGTTTTACGAGAAATTGTTGGACCAGATGTACCGAGTGTCACAGAACTGGCCAATAATGTGGATATGCTGTTCTTGAATGTGAATCCAGTGTTTGTGGGTATACGACCTGTTCCACCAACCGTTGTGTTCACAAATGGTCTGCACCAAATCCCTCCGAAAGAGCTGCCTaag GATCTCAAATCATATTTAGACTCTTCAAAAAAAGGTGTGATTTACATCAGTTTTGGTACCAATGTGGATCCTACTCTACTGCCAGCCGAAAGAATCCAAGTACTAGTGAAAGCATTCTCTCAGTTACCTTACGATGTGTTATGGAAGTGGAACGGAGACGAACTGCCTGGACGTACTGAGAACATCAGAATTTCAAAGTGGTTGCCGCAGTCAGATTTATTGA GACATcctaaaattaaagtttttgtaacacAAGGAGGCCTACAATCTACAGATGAAGCAATCACTGCTGGCGTGCCATTGATTGGAATACCAATGTTAGGCGATCAATGGTTTaacgttgaaaaatatttaactcacAACATAGGAGTTGGATTGGACTTGGATGATATAACAGTCGAATCCTTCAAAAATACTCTGCTCAAAGTAATTCAAGACGACAG CTACAGACAAAGTATCGTAAAACTTCGTCGCTTGATGCGTGACGAGTTTCAGTCTCCGCTGGAGCGCGCCGTGTGGTGGACGGAGTACGTGCTACGGCACGGCGGCGCGAAGCACctgcgctcgcccgccgccaaCATCTCGTGGGCGGAGTACCTGGAACTGGAACTGGTGCTCACATTACTGGCAGGACTATTAGTCGTTGTATctgcttttattttcataacgtacaaattgtttaagtatataagtaaaaaatgtttaatttctgTTAAAGTTAAAAGTTCGTAG